Proteins encoded by one window of Candidatus Obscuribacter sp.:
- a CDS encoding type III polyketide synthase: MTSIISLGTAQPAYTVSQAQYYALARMISCQSAKQEKTLEKVYKKSGVQSRATVLQTSPATIPGDPFYHQPQQESDSGPTTAQRMELYNREITPLATSACQSALEQAGIDIGTVTHLVTASCTGFAAPGFDLQLFSTLGLSPSVQRTHVGFMGCHGALNALRVANSYCLSDSSAVVLLCAAELCSMHFQYGWCTNSVVSNALFADGAAALILRGADYDDSADFDDSAKRLQIQYRSAASYVVPDSNHVMSWQIGDAGFIMSLTSDVPDLIEANLPTFMDNWLDKQGLKLSDIKGWAVHPGGPRILDAVESALGLSPNDIATSRQVLAECGNMSSPTVLFILQRLIARGNHLPCVILGFGPGLTVEAALLT, from the coding sequence ATGACGTCAATAATCAGCCTCGGTACAGCTCAACCGGCCTATACAGTAAGTCAGGCTCAGTATTATGCGCTGGCAAGAATGATCAGCTGCCAGAGCGCCAAACAAGAAAAAACTCTAGAAAAAGTCTACAAAAAGTCCGGAGTACAATCGCGCGCTACGGTGCTGCAAACCTCTCCAGCCACAATACCCGGTGACCCCTTTTATCACCAGCCTCAGCAAGAGTCTGATAGTGGACCGACAACAGCGCAGCGCATGGAGCTGTACAACCGCGAGATTACTCCGCTAGCGACCAGTGCTTGCCAGTCAGCGCTGGAGCAAGCCGGCATAGATATCGGCACAGTCACTCATCTAGTGACAGCGTCATGTACTGGTTTTGCCGCTCCTGGATTTGACTTGCAACTATTTAGTACACTCGGTCTGAGCCCTAGTGTCCAGCGCACCCACGTGGGCTTTATGGGCTGCCATGGCGCGCTCAATGCCTTAAGAGTGGCCAATAGTTATTGTCTGTCGGATTCTTCTGCCGTTGTTTTGCTTTGTGCTGCCGAGCTTTGCTCAATGCACTTCCAATACGGCTGGTGCACCAACTCCGTAGTCTCCAACGCTCTTTTTGCCGATGGCGCAGCAGCACTGATCCTGCGTGGTGCTGATTATGATGACAGTGCCGATTTTGATGATAGTGCCAAGCGACTACAGATACAATATCGCAGCGCCGCCTCCTACGTCGTACCAGACTCCAACCACGTCATGAGCTGGCAAATTGGCGACGCTGGATTTATCATGAGCCTGACTAGCGATGTGCCAGATCTTATTGAGGCAAATCTGCCCACTTTTATGGACAACTGGCTCGACAAGCAAGGACTCAAGTTATCCGATATCAAAGGTTGGGCAGTGCATCCAGGTGGGCCGCGCATACTGGACGCTGTCGAGAGCGCACTGGGACTGAGTCCAAACGACATCGCCACCTCAAGACAGGTCTTAGCCGAGTGCGGCAACATGTCATCACCCACCGTGCTATTTATTTTGCAACGACTGATTGCTAGAGGCAATCACTTGCCCTGTGTCATCCTGGGTTTTGGACCAGGACTGACAGTAGAAGCAGCTTTGCTTACTTAA
- a CDS encoding FAD-dependent monooxygenase, whose amino-acid sequence MITGSTTIAALKQDWDIVIIGAGPAGAFAANLLSGADRRVLLIDKATFPRQKVCGCCINAAAISLLKAHGLGEIIDTLGGIPLKSLELHEASESVNVALPGGISLSRSSLDTALVSAAIIKGVTFLPGVLAQVEAQVEAPVMLQVESPSEAPAESLIKDPSSNAANHTLRSITLLSDGTKLTITSRVILVADGLSGRALELLPQFDCIAEPQSRFGCGTIIDDAPDFYQPGYIYMACTDNGYAGLVRLEDGRVDVAAAMDLNYSRAQGGASRAVMQILKDSHLPVPPSLAQVQWGGTEPLTRKRKCIAANGIFVIGDACGYAEPFTGEGIAWALTSAAAVTSIVKEALTKWQPSLSDKWQRRHRQMMRPRHKRCQLIGQGLRRRYVRRVALPLLTVLPNIAAAIVKQIVKPIE is encoded by the coding sequence ATGATCACAGGATCTACGACAATTGCGGCGCTCAAGCAAGACTGGGATATTGTGATAATAGGGGCAGGACCGGCAGGTGCTTTTGCCGCCAATCTGTTGAGTGGTGCGGACCGCCGAGTGCTCTTGATTGATAAAGCAACTTTTCCGCGGCAAAAAGTATGTGGTTGTTGTATCAACGCTGCTGCTATCAGTCTGCTCAAAGCACACGGACTGGGCGAGATCATCGATACGCTGGGTGGCATCCCACTAAAATCTCTGGAATTGCATGAAGCATCTGAGAGCGTCAATGTGGCTCTACCAGGCGGGATCTCACTATCGCGCAGCAGCCTGGATACAGCTCTGGTATCGGCCGCAATCATTAAAGGTGTGACCTTTTTACCTGGCGTGTTGGCACAGGTAGAAGCACAAGTGGAAGCTCCTGTAATGTTACAAGTAGAATCTCCCTCTGAAGCTCCAGCGGAGTCACTAATAAAGGACCCAAGCAGCAACGCAGCCAACCACACACTAAGATCCATCACTCTCTTGAGCGACGGCACTAAGCTCACTATAACAAGTCGAGTTATCCTTGTCGCAGATGGTTTGAGCGGACGCGCTCTGGAGCTGTTACCTCAATTTGACTGTATCGCCGAGCCTCAGTCTAGATTTGGCTGCGGCACCATAATCGATGATGCGCCAGACTTTTACCAGCCCGGCTATATCTACATGGCGTGCACAGACAATGGCTACGCAGGGCTAGTCAGACTAGAAGACGGACGCGTTGACGTGGCAGCAGCGATGGATCTTAACTACAGCCGTGCCCAGGGTGGCGCATCCAGAGCCGTAATGCAAATCCTCAAAGACAGTCATCTGCCTGTACCTCCATCTCTGGCACAAGTCCAGTGGGGAGGCACAGAGCCGCTTACGCGCAAGCGCAAATGCATCGCCGCCAATGGTATTTTTGTCATCGGTGATGCCTGTGGTTATGCTGAGCCCTTTACCGGCGAAGGCATCGCCTGGGCTCTAACATCAGCAGCCGCTGTGACAAGCATCGTCAAAGAAGCACTGACAAAATGGCAACCCAGTCTTAGCGACAAATGGCAACGCCGCCATAGACAAATGATGAGACCGCGCCACAAGCGCTGTCAATTAATTGGACAGGGTCTAAGGCGGCGCTATGTGCGCCGGGTGGCTTTGCCACTACTGACGGTACTGCCCAATATCGCTGCTGCAATAGTCAAACAAATCGTCAAACCGATTGAGTGA
- a CDS encoding methyltransferase domain-containing protein, translating into MLARTRVDELMDDPGLDYASHVKALQGLERLNSFSTSAEILWQQIKPFARSAESKKLSVLDIATGGGDIPVALYRLAKKDKVRLDITAGDISDTAIDYSTAYAKLYNIPIKVIRLDALNDPLPGGFDVVITSLFTHHLEPEQVVSLMAKMRESTRGIVLINDLVRSDISLAAVWLATRLLSTSPIVQFDGPASVRGSYTPAEMRKMAEQAGLNDCQIKMHPPCRQLLMWRRSFR; encoded by the coding sequence ATGCTCGCACGCACTCGCGTAGACGAACTAATGGACGATCCTGGGCTTGACTACGCAAGCCACGTCAAAGCTTTGCAAGGTTTAGAACGTCTCAACTCGTTTAGCACGAGCGCAGAGATCCTGTGGCAACAAATCAAGCCCTTTGCCCGCTCGGCAGAGAGCAAAAAACTGAGCGTCCTCGATATTGCCACCGGTGGTGGTGACATCCCAGTGGCTTTATATCGCCTGGCTAAAAAAGACAAAGTCCGGCTGGATATAACAGCAGGCGACATCAGCGATACAGCGATAGACTACTCCACGGCCTACGCCAAATTGTATAACATCCCAATCAAAGTTATTAGACTGGACGCTCTAAACGACCCACTACCAGGGGGTTTTGACGTGGTGATAACATCGCTCTTTACGCACCATCTAGAGCCAGAGCAAGTTGTAAGCCTCATGGCAAAGATGCGTGAGTCCACCAGAGGCATTGTCCTAATCAACGATTTAGTCCGCAGCGATATCTCGCTGGCGGCCGTATGGCTTGCCACTCGACTTTTGAGCACATCGCCTATAGTCCAGTTTGACGGACCAGCATCTGTCAGAGGCTCTTATACACCTGCCGAAATGCGCAAAATGGCAGAACAAGCCGGGCTCAACGACTGTCAAATCAAAATGCACCCACCCTGTCGCCAGCTCTTAATGTGGAGGCGATCGTTTAGATAG
- a CDS encoding glutamine--tRNA ligase/YqeY domain fusion protein, which yields MNSSAPAQAKPGDFIRDIINDDLEAKRHAKVITRFPPEPNGFLHIGHAKSICLNFGLALDYREKLPDSGTRCHLRFDDTDPAKEDTLFEDGIQADVRWLGFEWDGLYHASDYFEKMYEYAEHLITAGKAYVCSLSDAETKAHRGNVTTPGTNSPYRERTVEENLDLFRRMRKGEFKDGEHVLRAKIDMANANMKMRDPMLYRIRHTAHHMTGDTWCIYPMYDYAHPISDAIEGITHSICTLEFENNRELYDWMIDNLIDYAKFPSRPHQYEFARLNLNYTVMSKRRLLELVTGNHVSGWDDPRLPTIAGLRRRGYTPESIRAFCASVGVSKANSTVDMAQLEFCIRDDLNHKAPRVMAVLKPLKVVIENYPDDKVEELDASYWPHDVPKEGSRKVPFSKEIYIEQDDFMENAPKDYFRLAPGKEVRLRYAYFITCTDVVKDAAGNVIELKAKYDTETPLGENPVGRKVKGTIHWVDAKHSVDSEIRLYDRLLSDEAPPAGKDSEFLNAINPNALQVLTGCKVERSLGESKPGERFQFERQGYFINDKDSTDKKPVFNRIVTLKDSWARSQKK from the coding sequence ATGAACTCGTCAGCACCAGCGCAGGCTAAGCCGGGCGACTTTATCAGGGACATCATTAACGATGACCTGGAAGCCAAGCGCCACGCAAAAGTTATCACCCGCTTCCCTCCAGAGCCAAATGGCTTTTTGCACATTGGTCATGCCAAGTCCATCTGCCTCAACTTTGGTCTTGCTCTAGACTACCGCGAAAAGCTGCCAGATAGCGGCACCCGCTGCCATTTGCGCTTTGACGACACTGACCCAGCCAAAGAAGACACTCTATTTGAAGACGGTATCCAGGCTGACGTGCGCTGGCTAGGCTTTGAATGGGATGGTCTCTATCACGCCAGTGACTACTTCGAAAAAATGTATGAATACGCCGAGCACCTGATTACAGCCGGCAAAGCCTATGTATGCAGCCTCTCCGATGCCGAGACCAAGGCACACCGCGGCAATGTCACCACGCCCGGCACAAACAGCCCATATCGCGAGCGCACAGTCGAAGAAAACCTCGACTTATTCCGCCGCATGCGCAAGGGTGAGTTTAAAGACGGCGAGCACGTACTGCGCGCCAAAATAGACATGGCTAACGCCAACATGAAGATGCGCGACCCGATGCTCTATCGCATCAGACACACTGCCCACCACATGACTGGCGACACCTGGTGCATCTACCCGATGTACGACTATGCTCACCCTATCAGTGACGCCATCGAAGGCATCACCCACAGCATCTGCACGCTGGAATTTGAAAACAACCGCGAGCTCTATGACTGGATGATCGACAATCTCATCGATTACGCCAAGTTTCCCAGTCGCCCACACCAATATGAGTTTGCCAGACTCAATCTCAACTACACAGTGATGAGCAAACGCCGTCTATTGGAGCTGGTCACAGGCAACCACGTAAGCGGCTGGGACGACCCACGCCTGCCCACCATCGCTGGATTGCGTCGCCGTGGCTATACACCAGAGAGCATCCGTGCATTTTGCGCCAGTGTCGGTGTTTCCAAAGCCAACAGCACAGTGGACATGGCTCAGCTGGAGTTTTGCATCAGAGACGACCTCAACCACAAAGCACCACGGGTAATGGCAGTACTCAAACCACTCAAAGTGGTAATCGAAAATTACCCCGACGACAAAGTCGAAGAACTCGATGCCTCCTACTGGCCTCACGATGTGCCCAAAGAAGGCTCACGTAAAGTGCCATTTAGCAAAGAGATCTACATCGAGCAAGATGACTTTATGGAAAACGCTCCCAAAGACTATTTCCGCCTGGCTCCAGGCAAGGAAGTACGTCTGCGTTATGCCTACTTTATCACTTGCACAGATGTGGTCAAAGACGCTGCCGGCAACGTGATTGAGCTTAAAGCCAAGTATGACACTGAGACGCCACTGGGCGAAAACCCGGTCGGACGCAAAGTCAAAGGCACTATCCACTGGGTAGATGCCAAACACTCTGTCGACTCAGAGATACGTCTCTACGACAGACTGCTCTCCGACGAAGCACCACCCGCTGGCAAAGACAGTGAGTTTCTCAATGCTATTAATCCTAATGCACTGCAAGTCTTGACTGGCTGCAAAGTCGAGCGCAGTCTGGGTGAGTCCAAGCCCGGTGAGAGATTCCAGTTTGAGCGTCAGGGCTACTTTATCAACGATAAAGACAGCACTGACAAAAAGCCGGTGTTTAACCGCATCGTCACACTCAAAGACAGCTGGGCTCGCTCACAAAAGAAATAG
- a CDS encoding HEAT repeat domain-containing protein: MDICKNAKCFLDYISAGRPDTAAEILSNLANNCDHKIRRRVAENKNTPTDVLRRLSQDTHPEVKIAVATNPRASDEIIYRLCQDDDPSVRFAIAEDLSIDDYYLELLLEDENPYVSSRAQDTLALKQANQQSSIKRTARIFQWTDYTTNPLRFA; encoded by the coding sequence ATGGATATCTGCAAGAATGCCAAATGTTTTTTGGACTATATCAGCGCTGGCAGACCAGACACCGCTGCTGAAATACTCAGCAATCTTGCCAATAATTGCGATCACAAAATAAGAAGGAGAGTAGCCGAGAACAAAAACACACCAACCGATGTACTGAGGCGACTGTCACAGGATACACATCCTGAAGTCAAAATTGCGGTTGCCACAAATCCCAGAGCGTCCGATGAGATCATCTATAGACTGTGCCAAGACGACGATCCCAGCGTGCGATTTGCTATTGCCGAAGATTTGAGCATTGATGACTACTATCTGGAGCTACTGTTAGAAGACGAAAATCCATATGTCAGCAGCAGAGCTCAAGATACGCTAGCACTCAAACAAGCCAATCAACAGAGCTCTATAAAGCGCACTGCTCGTATCTTCCAGTGGACAGACTACACAACCAACCCTTTGCGATTTGCTTGA